The window GGTGGGATCGGCGGGGAGCACCCCGATCACCACCGCCTGCACGGCCTGCTGGTTCCCGCTCTGCCCGTAGAGGGTGATGGGCTCGGTGCCCATGGCGGGGCGGCCCAGCAGCTCGTACGCCGGCTGGTTGACCACGATCGCGGGGGCCAGCCGGTTCTGGTCGGAGTCGGCGATCCACCGTCCGGCCTCGGGACGCACCCGGTAGATGTCGGCGTAGCCCGGGTCCACACCTTGCAGCTCGATCGTCTGCACCCCCTGGCGGGTCTGTGCCCGTACGGCGGTGTTGATGACGCGGGTGCGGTGCTCGATGCCCAGGCGGTCGATCTGCTCCAGCACGATCTCGTCACGCTCGTCGGCCGTGAGCTCCGGATCGCCTCCGCCCATGTGGTTCACACCCACCACGGAGGCGCGGCCGGCGGACTTCTCCACCGATTGCTCCAGGGCGCTGCCCAGCATGCCGCCGGCGCCCATCACCGCGGTCAGGATGAACACCGACAGCGCCACGCCGATCAGTGCCAGCATGATGCGGCCCTTGTTGACCCGCAGTTCGCCGTAGGCCTCGACGATGGGGGCGATCAGGCCGGCCATGCCGCGTCACCGCTCGCGCGCGGGCTGGCCTCGACGGCGGGGGCCGACGCTCCGACACCTGCCGGGGTCGACGCTCCGACGCCCGCTTCGGCCAGGTCCTCCACCTCGCGGCGGCCGGAGCGGATGCCCACGGTGGCCGACAGTGCCTCGCGGGCATGGTCGCTGGTGACTGGGTGCAGCACGCCCCCGTCCAGCAGGTACGCGCGCTGAGAGAGGGCGGCGACCTGCAGGTCGTGGGTGATGGTGACCAGGGCGGCATCGGAGTCGCGGGCGATCTCGTCCAGCAGAGCCATCACGGCCTCGCCGGTCGTGACGTCGAGCGCACCGGTGGGCTCATCGGCCAGGATCAGGCGGGGCCGACGCACCAGGGCCCGTGCCACCGCCACCCGCTGCTGCTCACCGCCGGACAGCCGCGTGGGCAGCTGGTGGGCGCGGTCGGCCAGGCCCACGCGGTCCAGCATCTCCATGGCCGAGCGCTCGCGACGCCAGAACTGTCGGGCGGTGCCGTACATCATCGGCATCATCACGTTCTCCAGCGCGGTGCGCCGCTCCAGCAGGTTGAACTGCTGGAACACGAAGCCGATGGAGGCGCCGCGCAGCCGGGCCCGGCGGGCGTCGGACAGCCGCGACACGTCGCGCCCGTCGAACAGCAGCTCCCCGGTGGTCTGCCGGTCGATCAGCCCCAGCAGGTTCAGCAGGGTCGTCTTGCCGGACCCGGATCGGCCGACGACGGCCACATGGTCCCCCGTGTCCACGGTCAGGTCCACGCCCTGGAGGATGTGCAGCATCTCCCGGCTGGGCAGGCGCACCGAGCGGGTGAGGCCCCGCAGCTTAAGCAGCGGTGCGCGTCCCTCGTGGGGTGCGGTCACCACATCCCACCGCCGAACATGGCGCCCTCGGGGTTGTCCACGCCGGGCACAAACTGCAGGATCTCCTGGCCCTCCTGCAGGCCCTCGACGATCTGCACCACGCCCTCGCCGCGCAGGCCCAGCGTGACCGGAACCGGGGTGGGCTCGCCCGTGGCCTCATCGAACACGTACACGGTGCCGTCGGTGCCGTTGCCCTCCACCGCCGTGGTGGGCACGGTCATCACACCGCTGGCGGAGCCCAGGTCCACCGTGACCTTCACCGACAGCCCAGGCACGATCTTGGTCCCCTCGGGCACGGGGCAGCGCAGCTGAGCGGCGGAGATGCCCGAACCTCCGGGCTCCATCCCGGGCATGTCGAAGCCGGCGTCTTCAGG is drawn from Brachybacterium muris and contains these coding sequences:
- a CDS encoding ATP-binding cassette domain-containing protein — encoded protein: MVTAPHEGRAPLLKLRGLTRSVRLPSREMLHILQGVDLTVDTGDHVAVVGRSGSGKTTLLNLLGLIDRQTTGELLFDGRDVSRLSDARRARLRGASIGFVFQQFNLLERRTALENVMMPMMYGTARQFWRRERSAMEMLDRVGLADRAHQLPTRLSGGEQQRVAVARALVRRPRLILADEPTGALDVTTGEAVMALLDEIARDSDAALVTITHDLQVAALSQRAYLLDGGVLHPVTSDHAREALSATVGIRSGRREVEDLAEAGVGASTPAGVGASAPAVEASPRASGDAAWPA